The Artemia franciscana chromosome 11, ASM3288406v1, whole genome shotgun sequence genome has a segment encoding these proteins:
- the LOC136032610 gene encoding signal peptidase complex subunit 3-like yields the protein MNCISKVQTVAFVIVALCFLQTLAEPNPVNVHINPVVANIYPQEYSEFDLGVLNLDLKTDLKPLFNWNVKQLYVYLTAEYHTKHNILNQVVLCDKIIKNRDEAKLDLKGLTVWFGDKENELRGNENIVLTLSWNLVPNIGFLPRYSGTGAKVINFPFNYKVATKLQDRRIIGKIKQYYNNGILQRLEESEGD from the coding sequence ATGAACTGTATATCAAAAGTTCAAACGGTGGCATTTGTAATAGTTGCACTATGTTTTCTACAAACGCTCGCCGAGCCAAACCCTGTAAATGTTCATATTAATCCTGTTGTCGCAAATATCTATCCTCAGGAATATTCTGAATTTGATCTGGGAGTTCTTAACCTTGATTTGAAAACAGATCTGAAACCTCTTTTTAATTGGAATGTAAAACAGCTATATGTCTATCTAACCGCCGAGTACCATACTAAACACAATATATTAAACCAGGTAGTTTTATgcgacaaaataataaaaaacagggACGAAGCTAAACTCGACTTAAAAGGTTTGACAGTGTGGTTTGGCGACAAAGAAAATGAATTGCGTGGAAACGAGAACATTGTTCTAACTCTTTCTTGGAATTTAGTACCTAATATTGGATTTCTTCCAAGATATTCTGGCACAGGAGCCAAGGTCATCAATTTTCCATTCAATTATAAGGTAGCTACAAAATTACAAGATAGGAGAATAATaggcaaaataaaacaatattacaACAATGGAATTCTACAAAGATTAGAAGAAAGTGAGGGAGATTAA